The genome window GGAGACACAAGCTTTGACCCGGAACTGATCGGGTTCCTTGCCAAAAACGGAAAACACCCTATAATCCATGAGACCGGATCCTACAGCATAGGAACCAGGTCGCACACGCATATCGAAGAACTTCTGGCGCAGCCGGAAGAGGTGCAGAAAAGATTGTACATTAATCACATCCCAAAAGCGCTGGAAACAGCAATAAGAGACAGGATAGAAAAAGCGAATTCGCCAATAAGGATCGCAAATGAACTTGAGTGAAGGAGGTATATACAATGAACAGAATGCAGGAAAAATTCGAAGCGGTATTTCCGGGAAGCTTTGACCCGTTCCAGAACGGACACTTTTCAACAGTGATCTCGTTCCTGAAACTGAACCCAAAGGCTTTCCTATATATCGTCATCGGAGTTAACGACGAGAAACTGAACGGACAGACGTTCACCACAGAGGAAAAAATATTCCTGATCCGGCAGACGATACCGAAAAAATATCTGAAGAGGATCAAGATCGTGCCCTATTCAAAGATAATAGCGAATTATCTTTATGAACAGAATATACAGATGTTCGTGAAAGGCGTCAGGGACAGGAAAGACTTTGAATATGAGTCCTGGATAGCGACCGTAAACTCTCTTTTCAGCGGAAGCCCGAAAACGATGCTTATCCCCCAGACCAATCCCGTTCTGACAAACGTTTCTTCAAGCAATTTCAAGAACTTCGTGAAATGGGGACTGAAAGCCACGGACTTCGCTCCCGCTCTCACAAGAGAAGCTCTTGAACTCCGTCTTCGCGGACAGCTCCTTGTCGGAGTTACGGGCGGAATAGGCGCGGGAAAATCCACTTTCGCGAAAAAGATCGAAGATATCTCAAAAGAGAACGGGAACAAGAACAGGACCAGGATCTATCACATAAACCTGGATGATCTCGGAAAGGTCATACACAGCGCCGACAAGACGCCGCGTTTCCTCCAGATCAGAAAGCAGATCGCCAAGAAATTCGGAAGAAAGCTGATGCGCAAGGATACGAGCATAGATACGCACGAGCTCGGAAAGATCGTTTTCTCTTCACCGGAAAAGCTCCAGAAACTGACCGAAATGATGATGGAAGCGATCCTATACCTGCTCAGGAAAAAGCTTGAAGAGCTCGGAAAAGGGATCTTCCTTATCGAGGGAGCCAATCTTGTTGAGCAAGGCCTGACGGATCTTGTGAATGAGAACATCATCCATATCAAAGCAAACCGGAAGGCGCAGGAAGAAAGACTCACAGGAAGAGGCTTGAGCAATGATCAGATAAAAAGAAGGATAGATTTCCAGCTTAACGACAAAGAGAGGGTTTCCATAATCCAAGGAAAACAGAAGAAAGAAAAACATCGCCTGTTCATGAAAGTGAACAGCCTTGGAAAAATAGACGCGGAAGGCATCTACAAGAAACTCCAGAAAGAATACAAGACAAGAAGCGGGATCATCAGATAGATAAAATAACAAAATCCGCCGGATAAAATCCAGCGGTTTTTTTATTAATAAGCATAAAAAGAGAGAGGTTATTCATTTATTTGAAACCTCTCTACATTGGAAAGTATCTGTGCAGGTCCAAGACTGCCAATACTGCAAGATATCCTCCGAGCCAAATCCCGTCAAAGATCCCCCAGCCTCCTATAAGCAACATCTTCATCCTCTGATCGTTCCTATATTTATAAATAAAGAAAAGGTCTGAGTTTATGGTTGAGAGAACTGCGATCATATAGACAAAATATAGCCTATAATAAAGCAAACTGTCTGTCGCCTCTAAGTTGAACGGAACTATCAAAGACAATCCGACTGCCGCTATTACTATGAATAGAGCTATCCCTCCTCCTCCCAGATCGGACACTTTTGTCCTGTTTATCTGAACGGCGGATCCGATGATCACAGACCCGGCTGCAACAAGAAAGCTCAGCTTCGGCAGGACGATCGTCAAAAAATAGCAGGCGACCAGCAGGGGTATTATAAATCCCCCTAAATTTGCGTATATTATTTCCTTTTTTATCCTTGCTATCCTTATATTCACCAGCGAGAGCGGCAAGCTTACAAGAACAATACCGGCAAAAATTAAAGTATTATCTTCGCCTAAATATTTCAATAAGTAGACATGCGCTCCTTCGATAATTACGATAGCAGTCAGCAAAAGAAGAAATTTTGATACTCCTTCCGGTTTTTTGACAAAGACCAATGGTCCTTTTTCATCTTTATCCAATTTAATCCCTCCGGCTTATTTTGTGTTCTGTTATCAAGGAAAGA of Candidatus Paceibacterota bacterium contains these proteins:
- a CDS encoding DUF1614 domain-containing protein, producing the protein MDKDEKGPLVFVKKPEGVSKFLLLLTAIVIIEGAHVYLLKYLGEDNTLIFAGIVLVSLPLSLVNIRIARIKKEIIYANLGGFIIPLLVACYFLTIVLPKLSFLVAAGSVIIGSAVQINRTKVSDLGGGGIALFIVIAAVGLSLIVPFNLEATDSLLYYRLYFVYMIAVLSTINSDLFFIYKYRNDQRMKMLLIGGWGIFDGIWLGGYLAVLAVLDLHRYFPM
- the coaE gene encoding dephospho-CoA kinase (Dephospho-CoA kinase (CoaE) performs the final step in coenzyme A biosynthesis.) — translated: MNRMQEKFEAVFPGSFDPFQNGHFSTVISFLKLNPKAFLYIVIGVNDEKLNGQTFTTEEKIFLIRQTIPKKYLKRIKIVPYSKIIANYLYEQNIQMFVKGVRDRKDFEYESWIATVNSLFSGSPKTMLIPQTNPVLTNVSSSNFKNFVKWGLKATDFAPALTREALELRLRGQLLVGVTGGIGAGKSTFAKKIEDISKENGNKNRTRIYHINLDDLGKVIHSADKTPRFLQIRKQIAKKFGRKLMRKDTSIDTHELGKIVFSSPEKLQKLTEMMMEAILYLLRKKLEELGKGIFLIEGANLVEQGLTDLVNENIIHIKANRKAQEERLTGRGLSNDQIKRRIDFQLNDKERVSIIQGKQKKEKHRLFMKVNSLGKIDAEGIYKKLQKEYKTRSGIIR